In one window of Oscillospiraceae bacterium DNA:
- the pheT gene encoding phenylalanine--tRNA ligase subunit beta codes for MLVSMNWIRDFVNLDGLDIEQLIRRFTLSAAEVEDVYIKGADTKNVVVAKVLSVEAHPNSKKLHLLKVDRGDKIVDCVCGAPNVREGMKVAFACAGGSVCGTPINVATVAGYPSEGMCCSEFELGISADHSGLMEVFGDCALGTDIKTIYGIEDIIFEVDNKSLTNRPDLWGHYGIAREFAALTGRELKKPETVDGVQYDGLPEVPVEIVNKEMCFRYSSVRVENISAKVSPVNMRIRLFYCGLRAINLLADLTNYVMLELSQPMHAFDLKKVNNVQVKNFNTPFKFKTLDGIERDIDENTLMICSNGLPVAVAGIMGGLESEITDETDSLLLESANFDAVSTRKSSQRLGLRTDSSMRYEKTLDPELTMPALGRLLKLLADVDPGVKVISKFTDRYVKKYPPITITFDKHYVDRYTGIEISNNQILSTLRALGFKAEYFDNKFKVGVPTWRATKDVTIAADIIEEITRIYGYDNFEAVTAKSALHPVTKTTAKTDESNTKTLLVDKYLLHEVHSYIWCDGKKYKKFGIPVEENVRILNIPTPELGTLRNAMTPSLLCFVNENRNYAAKYGIFEIGRTFVGAKENGYCNERRTLGIALYDREGTEKALFYDLLAIVGDLCGELKHQKPVYANIAPRHDWQHPRNIASITLAGKEIGFVSAVHPTVNEKLDKTAAVVFAEIDMDLFSSVPAQVLKYAEPSKFPGIDVDLTFVLKDGFKYAQIEDTLSRNPCVFLTGVRMLDLYEGEAKTVTIRLNYASMEKTLSREEIDPHTQAVIADLASKGIALKA; via the coding sequence ATGTTAGTATCAATGAATTGGATTCGGGATTTTGTCAATCTCGACGGGCTGGACATCGAACAGCTCATTCGCCGCTTCACCCTCTCGGCCGCAGAGGTCGAGGACGTCTATATCAAAGGCGCTGACACCAAAAACGTTGTCGTCGCCAAAGTGCTCTCGGTCGAGGCACATCCGAACTCCAAAAAGCTGCATCTGTTAAAAGTGGACCGCGGCGACAAGATCGTCGACTGTGTCTGCGGCGCGCCGAATGTCCGCGAGGGCATGAAGGTGGCATTCGCCTGCGCGGGCGGCAGCGTCTGCGGCACTCCGATCAACGTGGCGACCGTCGCGGGTTATCCGTCCGAGGGCATGTGCTGCTCCGAATTCGAGCTCGGCATCTCCGCCGACCACTCCGGTTTGATGGAGGTTTTCGGGGACTGCGCACTCGGCACCGACATCAAAACCATATACGGCATTGAAGACATCATTTTCGAGGTCGACAACAAATCGCTGACCAATCGTCCCGATTTATGGGGCCATTACGGCATCGCGCGCGAATTCGCGGCACTGACCGGCAGAGAACTGAAAAAGCCCGAGACCGTCGACGGCGTGCAATATGACGGCCTGCCGGAGGTTCCGGTTGAGATCGTCAACAAAGAGATGTGCTTCCGGTACAGCTCGGTTCGCGTGGAGAATATCAGCGCGAAGGTCAGCCCGGTTAATATGCGCATCCGGCTGTTTTACTGCGGACTGCGCGCCATCAATCTGCTCGCCGACCTGACCAATTATGTGATGCTCGAGCTCAGTCAGCCGATGCACGCGTTCGACTTAAAAAAAGTCAACAACGTGCAGGTGAAAAATTTCAATACGCCGTTCAAATTCAAGACCCTCGACGGCATCGAGCGCGACATCGACGAAAACACATTGATGATCTGCTCGAACGGCCTGCCCGTAGCCGTCGCCGGCATCATGGGCGGGCTGGAATCCGAGATCACAGACGAGACCGATTCACTGTTGTTGGAGTCCGCCAATTTTGACGCGGTAAGCACGCGCAAATCGTCTCAGCGGCTCGGTCTGCGCACCGATTCGAGCATGCGCTACGAAAAGACCCTCGATCCCGAACTCACGATGCCCGCGCTCGGCCGGCTTTTAAAGCTGTTAGCCGACGTTGATCCGGGCGTAAAGGTGATCTCGAAATTCACCGACCGCTATGTCAAAAAATATCCGCCGATCACGATCACGTTCGACAAACACTATGTCGACCGTTATACCGGCATCGAAATTTCGAATAATCAGATCCTGTCGACACTGCGCGCGCTGGGCTTCAAAGCCGAGTATTTCGATAATAAATTCAAAGTCGGCGTCCCGACCTGGCGCGCGACCAAGGATGTGACCATTGCCGCCGATATCATCGAGGAGATCACGCGCATCTACGGCTACGACAACTTTGAGGCCGTCACTGCAAAGAGCGCTTTGCATCCGGTGACGAAAACCACCGCAAAGACCGATGAGAGCAATACAAAGACCCTGCTTGTCGACAAATATCTGCTGCACGAGGTGCATTCGTATATTTGGTGCGACGGCAAAAAATATAAAAAATTCGGCATTCCGGTCGAGGAAAACGTCCGGATCCTCAACATCCCGACGCCCGAACTGGGTACGCTGCGCAATGCGATGACTCCGTCATTACTGTGCTTCGTCAACGAAAACCGCAATTATGCGGCGAAATACGGCATCTTCGAAATCGGCCGTACCTTTGTCGGCGCCAAAGAAAACGGTTACTGCAACGAGCGCAGAACGCTGGGAATCGCGCTGTATGACCGCGAGGGAACCGAAAAAGCATTGTTTTATGATCTGCTTGCAATCGTCGGCGATCTGTGCGGTGAATTGAAACACCAAAAACCCGTTTATGCCAACATCGCGCCCAGGCACGACTGGCAGCACCCGCGCAACATCGCCTCGATCACCCTTGCAGGAAAAGAGATCGGCTTTGTCTCCGCCGTCCATCCGACCGTGAACGAAAAGCTGGATAAAACCGCGGCTGTCGTATTCGCCGAAATCGATATGGATCTTTTCTCGTCCGTGCCCGCGCAGGTGTTGAAATACGCCGAGCCGTCCAAGTTCCCGGGCATCGACGTCGATTTGACTTTTGTCCTGAAGGACGGATTCAAATACGCGCAGATTGAAGATACGCTTTCGAGAAATCCCTGCGTTTTTCTGACCGGCGTCAGGATGCTTGACCTGTATGAAGGCGAGGCAAAGACGGTCACGATCCGCTTAAATTACGCCTCGATGGAAAAGACGTTATCGCGTGAGGAAATCGACCCTCATACACAGGCGGTCATCGCGGATTTAGCTTCAAAAGGGATTGCATTAAAGGCCTGA
- the asnS gene encoding asparagine--tRNA ligase, translated as MKRVEIAKLFATPEQYIGKNLTVCGWAKTLRVSKGISFVELNDGSCFRNLQVVAEENMPGYAEATRQNNGCALVVEGVLTATPDSKQAFELKATNITIEGTSSPDYPLQKKRHSLEFLRTMPHLRPRTNTLGAVYRLRSVVSYAIHKFFTENGFIYTHSPIITGSDCEGAGEMFRVTTLDAKNPPLTESGEVDFAKDFFGKPASMTVSGQLEAEAFALCYGKVYNFGPTFRAENSNTPIHASEFWMIEPEIAFADLSDDMRLAQDMLVSVVKYAMEQCPDELAFFNEHYDNGLLDRLNALVSADFKVCEYTEAIDLLKNSGAAFEYPVYWGCDLQKEHERWLTETYFKAPVFLINYPKEIKAFYMRINDDGKTVAAMDLLVPGVGEIIGGSQREERIDVLESRMAECNLNKDDYGWYLDLRRYGGTKHAGFGLGLERLLLYLTCVGNIRDVLLFPRTPKTLA; from the coding sequence ATGAAACGCGTCGAAATCGCCAAGCTCTTCGCTACACCCGAACAGTATATCGGAAAGAACCTCACGGTATGCGGCTGGGCCAAAACCCTGCGCGTGTCCAAAGGCATCTCGTTTGTCGAACTCAACGACGGGAGCTGTTTCCGAAATCTCCAGGTCGTGGCCGAAGAGAACATGCCCGGCTATGCCGAGGCGACCCGCCAGAACAACGGGTGCGCTTTGGTTGTCGAGGGCGTTTTGACCGCGACCCCGGACAGCAAACAAGCTTTTGAACTGAAAGCGACGAATATCACGATCGAGGGAACTTCTTCGCCCGACTATCCGCTGCAAAAAAAGCGCCATTCATTGGAGTTTCTGCGCACGATGCCGCATCTGCGCCCGCGCACGAATACATTGGGCGCGGTTTATCGGCTGCGCTCGGTCGTGAGCTATGCCATCCACAAGTTTTTCACCGAAAACGGATTTATCTATACCCATTCGCCGATCATCACCGGCAGCGACTGCGAAGGCGCCGGAGAGATGTTCCGCGTGACCACGCTGGACGCCAAAAACCCGCCGCTGACCGAATCCGGCGAGGTCGATTTTGCCAAGGACTTTTTCGGAAAACCCGCGTCCATGACGGTTTCGGGACAGCTCGAAGCCGAGGCGTTTGCGCTTTGCTACGGCAAGGTCTATAACTTCGGACCGACGTTCCGGGCCGAGAATTCCAATACGCCGATCCACGCGTCGGAGTTTTGGATGATCGAGCCGGAGATTGCGTTTGCCGATCTGTCGGACGACATGCGGCTGGCGCAGGATATGTTGGTTTCCGTGGTCAAATATGCCATGGAACAATGCCCGGATGAGCTGGCGTTTTTCAATGAGCACTATGACAACGGCCTGCTTGACCGTCTGAACGCGTTAGTCAGCGCCGATTTCAAGGTCTGTGAATATACTGAGGCAATAGACCTGCTCAAAAACAGCGGGGCGGCGTTTGAATATCCGGTCTACTGGGGCTGTGATCTGCAAAAAGAGCACGAGCGCTGGCTGACCGAGACCTATTTCAAAGCGCCGGTGTTTCTGATCAACTACCCCAAGGAGATCAAGGCGTTCTACATGCGTATCAACGACGACGGCAAAACGGTCGCCGCGATGGATTTATTGGTACCGGGCGTCGGCGAGATCATCGGCGGCAGCCAGAGGGAAGAGCGCATCGACGTGCTTGAAAGCCGTATGGCTGAGTGCAATCTCAACAAAGACGACTACGGCTGGTATCTCGATCTGCGCCGTTACGGCGGCACAAAACACGCCGGTTTCGGTCTGGGTCTCGAGCGTCTGCTGCTCTATCTGACCTGTGTCGGCAACATCCGCGATGTACTTCTGTTCCCGCGCACTCCGAAAACACTGGCATAA
- a CDS encoding aminotransferase class I/II-fold pyridoxal phosphate-dependent enzyme, translated as MNYTKLPREQLLIQKALLQGIYNDYKAKGLKLDISRGKPAPEMLSLANPILSVLGPTSNLQSEDGLDARNYGGLDGIPEAKRLFSEILSVPAENLIVYGNSSLNLMYDTLVRSMIFGVFAGGVPLYECKNRKWLCPVPGYDRHFAITDKLGFEMINIPMYEDGPDMDLVEQYVNEDPDVKGIWCVPVYSNPTGAVYSHKVIERLAALRPSSHDFRIYCDNAYVMHTFAGAAKAKVTNLLTEAQKHGNSSMVYLFTSTSKISFAGGGVSAIASGAENLAFYKKLLSYQTIGHDKLNQLRHARYFKDLDGVAEHMEKYMKLLVPKFITVCAKLKEGLEATGVAEWNEPKGGYFISVNLLPGCAKRTVALCKEAGLVLTPAGATFPYGMDPEDSNIRISPSFPHVDQLAEAMDVFCASAKLAAVEKLLSQDK; from the coding sequence ATGAACTACACAAAACTGCCCCGGGAGCAGCTGTTGATTCAAAAGGCGCTTTTGCAGGGAATCTACAATGACTACAAAGCCAAAGGCCTGAAACTTGACATCTCGCGCGGCAAGCCCGCGCCCGAGATGCTCTCGCTTGCAAATCCGATCCTTTCGGTACTCGGTCCGACTTCCAATCTGCAGTCGGAAGACGGCCTCGACGCGCGCAACTACGGCGGCCTCGACGGCATTCCCGAGGCAAAGCGGCTGTTTTCCGAAATTCTGAGCGTCCCGGCCGAAAACCTGATCGTCTACGGCAACTCCAGTTTGAACCTGATGTACGACACGCTCGTCCGGTCAATGATCTTCGGCGTATTCGCGGGCGGCGTTCCGCTGTATGAGTGCAAAAACCGCAAGTGGCTGTGTCCGGTTCCGGGTTACGACCGCCATTTCGCGATCACCGACAAGCTCGGCTTCGAGATGATCAACATCCCGATGTATGAGGATGGCCCGGATATGGATTTGGTCGAGCAGTACGTCAACGAAGACCCGGACGTCAAAGGCATCTGGTGCGTCCCGGTCTATTCCAATCCGACCGGAGCGGTATATTCTCATAAAGTCATCGAGCGTTTAGCGGCTCTGAGGCCTTCTTCGCATGATTTCCGCATCTACTGCGACAATGCCTATGTCATGCACACGTTTGCGGGCGCCGCGAAAGCCAAAGTCACGAATTTACTGACCGAGGCGCAAAAACACGGAAACAGCAGCATGGTCTATCTGTTCACTTCGACCAGCAAGATCAGTTTTGCGGGCGGCGGCGTCTCGGCGATCGCCTCGGGTGCGGAGAATCTGGCGTTTTACAAAAAACTTCTGTCCTATCAGACCATCGGCCATGACAAACTCAACCAGCTGCGGCACGCACGCTATTTCAAAGACCTCGACGGTGTCGCCGAACATATGGAAAAATACATGAAGCTGCTCGTCCCGAAGTTTATAACGGTCTGCGCCAAACTCAAAGAGGGCCTCGAAGCGACCGGCGTCGCCGAATGGAACGAACCCAAGGGCGGCTATTTCATCAGCGTAAACCTGTTGCCGGGCTGCGCAAAGCGCACGGTGGCGTTATGCAAGGAAGCGGGCTTGGTTCTGACGCCGGCGGGCGCGACCTTCCCCTACGGGATGGACCCCGAGGATTCGAACATACGCATCTCCCCGAGTTTTCCGCATGTCGATCAGCTTGCGGAGGCCATGGACGTCTTCTGCGCCTCGGCGAAACTCGCGGCGGTTGAAAAACTGCTGTCGCAGGATAAATAA
- a CDS encoding uroporphyrinogen decarboxylase family protein, whose product MEKRDAVKTAINHKTCASLPYAITFARDAYEAYGERLTADFVTGWVKSEYEAGRLDMDEAVRLGIGNSVFAFGCPWWNWYDLPKSYSGYDAPEKLPKTIGIGNYVGFTDRIKAIKDATGCYMLVTIWGSHFEKAYFARGIENFLADMAGEPEFAKALLDMIIRKNIVMLENIVNIPEIDGILLGSDWGSQKSLLMSPDVWHEMIEPGEQREYNLIHEGGKDVWVHSCGNVEAIMGDLVRMGVDVLNPVQPECMELTKIKRLHGDKLTFWGGISTQQTLPYGTPGQVRTEIAQVVGIMGKGGGYILSPAQSIQSDVPYENACAMIDEAQKRYAAEVM is encoded by the coding sequence ATGGAAAAACGGGATGCCGTAAAAACAGCGATTAATCATAAAACCTGCGCGTCTTTGCCGTACGCCATCACGTTCGCGCGTGACGCCTATGAGGCCTACGGGGAGCGGCTGACGGCGGACTTCGTCACCGGCTGGGTGAAAAGCGAATACGAGGCGGGGCGGCTCGACATGGACGAGGCCGTCCGGCTCGGCATCGGAAACAGCGTGTTTGCGTTCGGCTGCCCGTGGTGGAACTGGTACGATCTGCCCAAGTCCTATTCCGGGTATGACGCGCCCGAAAAACTGCCGAAAACCATCGGAATCGGAAATTACGTCGGGTTTACCGACCGAATCAAAGCGATCAAAGACGCGACCGGCTGTTATATGCTGGTCACGATCTGGGGCAGTCATTTTGAAAAGGCCTATTTCGCGCGCGGCATCGAAAATTTCCTCGCCGATATGGCCGGAGAGCCGGAGTTTGCCAAAGCGCTGCTCGATATGATCATCCGCAAAAATATCGTCATGCTCGAAAACATCGTCAACATCCCCGAGATCGATGGGATTTTACTCGGCAGCGATTGGGGCTCTCAGAAATCGCTGTTGATGTCGCCCGACGTCTGGCACGAGATGATTGAGCCCGGCGAACAGCGTGAATATAACCTGATCCACGAAGGCGGAAAGGACGTCTGGGTGCATTCCTGCGGCAACGTCGAGGCCATCATGGGCGATCTGGTCAGAATGGGCGTCGACGTGCTGAATCCGGTACAGCCGGAATGTATGGAGCTCACGAAAATCAAACGACTTCACGGCGATAAACTGACCTTTTGGGGCGGTATCAGCACCCAGCAGACGCTGCCGTACGGAACGCCCGGGCAAGTCAGAACCGAGATCGCGCAAGTGGTCGGGATCATGGGAAAGGGCGGGGGATACATCCTCTCGCCGGCGCAGAGCATCCAATCAGACGTGCCCTATGAAAACGCCTGCGCCATGATCGATGAAGCCCAAAAAAGATACGCGGCTGAGGTGATGTAA
- a CDS encoding glycosyltransferase family 10 — protein MEKRKIKAAFVDFWEPIELLKKTILLRTLEKYYEIEFSDDPDYVFASCFGLFNTGALKYKNAIRIFISFENLWPDFDLYDYAVTCFPLQYGDRHLTHPYCFDHNDYDKSIESAKNKHLTAAEDFARKTGFCSFVVSNNIGDPFREEFFDRLSTYQKIDSAGRFRNNVGQKNGIKDKFAFASQRKFSITFENSKVDGYVTEKILEGFAAHTIPIYWGSPDVNKYFNPAAFIYIKGPEDVDDAIEKIKYLDQNDEAYIKMLSQPAFSSPDIAELTHKELEEFLRHIIEQPKEAAYRRAMYGYSIYKERRLIISAKVAGPLKKCKLILIDVYRKLKKLTGQ, from the coding sequence ATGGAAAAGCGTAAAATCAAAGCTGCTTTTGTGGATTTTTGGGAACCGATTGAACTGCTGAAGAAGACGATCCTGCTCAGAACGCTTGAAAAATATTACGAAATCGAATTCAGCGATGATCCCGATTACGTCTTCGCGTCTTGTTTCGGCCTTTTTAACACCGGCGCGTTAAAATATAAAAATGCGATCAGGATTTTCATCTCTTTTGAAAATCTCTGGCCGGATTTCGATTTATACGATTACGCCGTTACTTGTTTTCCGCTTCAATACGGAGACCGTCATCTGACCCATCCGTATTGCTTCGACCATAATGATTACGATAAAAGCATCGAATCGGCAAAAAACAAGCATCTGACGGCGGCGGAGGATTTTGCGCGGAAAACCGGATTTTGCTCTTTTGTGGTAAGCAACAATATCGGCGATCCGTTTCGGGAGGAATTTTTCGACCGGCTGAGCACCTATCAGAAAATCGACTCCGCCGGGCGGTTCAGAAACAATGTCGGTCAAAAAAACGGGATAAAAGACAAATTCGCGTTTGCTTCGCAGCGGAAATTTTCCATCACTTTTGAAAATTCCAAAGTCGACGGGTACGTCACGGAAAAAATATTGGAAGGGTTTGCCGCTCATACAATCCCGATTTATTGGGGCTCTCCGGATGTAAACAAGTACTTTAATCCGGCGGCGTTCATTTACATTAAAGGGCCGGAAGATGTTGACGATGCGATCGAAAAGATCAAATATCTAGACCAAAACGACGAAGCTTACATAAAAATGCTGTCGCAGCCGGCATTTTCTTCACCGGATATCGCAGAACTAACTCATAAGGAATTAGAAGAGTTTTTAAGGCATATTATCGAACAGCCGAAAGAAGCGGCTTATCGACGGGCGATGTACGGGTACTCGATTTATAAAGAACGCCGTCTGATCATCTCGGCAAAGGTCGCCGGGCCGTTGAAAAAATGCAAACTCATTCTGATCGATGTCTACAGAAAACTGAAAAAGCTGACAGGTCAATAA
- a CDS encoding glycosyltransferase family 10: protein MEKRRIKTAFADFAMPYEKIQKALFYRLLEKNYDIELSGNPDYVFGSSFGLLNSGVIKYRKAVRIFISFKNLWPDFDLYDYAVTCYPFTYGDRHLSHPYCFDHGSRDKNIALAKNKHLAANGDFIKKTGFCSFVVSNHLMANPLREEFFDRLCGYKKVDSGGKFRNNIGQKDGVKDKLVFASARKFSLVFENCRVDNYITEKILEGFAAHTVPIYWGSPEVTKIFNPKAFIYINGKEDFDAAIEKIKYLDNNDGAYTEMLSQPALLDFELPDRFCSEMEAFFKHIIEQPPERAYRRPLYGFSLLKESQLTKAAKIAGPFRTCTSVARNCAQEIKRLFH from the coding sequence TTGGAAAAGCGCAGGATTAAAACGGCGTTTGCCGATTTTGCGATGCCGTATGAAAAAATACAAAAGGCCCTTTTTTATCGCCTGCTTGAAAAAAATTACGATATTGAACTCAGCGGCAATCCCGATTACGTCTTCGGCTCTTCCTTCGGCTTGCTCAACAGCGGCGTTATTAAATACCGAAAAGCGGTCCGGATTTTCATCTCTTTTAAAAACCTCTGGCCGGATTTCGATTTATACGATTATGCAGTCACTTGCTACCCGTTCACTTACGGCGACCGCCACTTATCCCACCCGTATTGTTTTGACCACGGCAGCCGGGATAAAAATATCGCTTTGGCTAAAAACAAGCACTTGGCGGCAAACGGGGATTTTATTAAAAAGACGGGATTCTGTTCTTTTGTGGTCAGCAATCATCTGATGGCAAATCCGCTGCGCGAGGAGTTTTTCGACCGGCTGTGCGGTTATAAGAAAGTTGATTCCGGCGGGAAATTTCGCAATAATATCGGTCAAAAAGACGGCGTCAAAGATAAGCTGGTGTTTGCATCGGCGCGCAAATTCTCACTTGTTTTCGAAAACTGCCGCGTCGACAATTATATCACCGAAAAAATTCTTGAGGGTTTTGCCGCGCATACGGTTCCCATCTATTGGGGCAGCCCGGAAGTCACAAAAATATTTAATCCCAAGGCGTTTATCTATATCAACGGTAAAGAGGACTTTGACGCTGCGATTGAAAAGATCAAGTATCTCGACAACAACGACGGCGCCTATACGGAGATGCTTTCGCAGCCCGCGCTGCTCGATTTTGAGCTTCCGGATCGTTTCTGCTCGGAGATGGAAGCGTTCTTTAAGCATATTATCGAACAGCCGCCCGAAAGGGCCTATAGACGCCCTCTGTACGGATTTTCATTATTGAAGGAAAGCCAATTAACGAAAGCGGCAAAGATCGCGGGACCGTTTCGAACGTGTACGTCCGTTGCGAGAAATTGCGCACAGGAAATCAAACGGTTGTTTCATTGA
- a CDS encoding DUF6144 family protein, translating to MMTNVQGNKVQKAIEKHLGKTAADEFAIKFTLSESADYIRKFKWAKEICDYLDGTYTPEEVKAVRFACSCSPPEEKIAKIRQLYENAKDLDAFTEAFEREYQGTNLLWHEGETLFFGYPTCYCSCVKRVRDVLPKTWCLCTLGYTKKLFDAVFGMDTEVELIESVKTGGSRCVMKITKP from the coding sequence ATGATGACCAACGTTCAAGGGAACAAAGTGCAAAAAGCCATCGAAAAACACCTCGGCAAGACGGCGGCGGACGAATTCGCAATAAAATTTACGCTGTCCGAATCCGCCGATTACATCCGCAAGTTCAAGTGGGCAAAAGAGATCTGCGATTATCTGGACGGCACCTATACACCCGAAGAAGTCAAGGCCGTCCGGTTCGCCTGCTCCTGCTCGCCGCCGGAAGAAAAGATCGCAAAAATCAGGCAGCTCTATGAAAACGCAAAAGACCTCGATGCTTTCACCGAGGCCTTTGAGCGCGAATATCAGGGGACGAATTTGTTATGGCACGAAGGCGAAACCCTCTTTTTCGGCTATCCGACCTGTTACTGCTCCTGCGTCAAGCGGGTTAGGGACGTGCTGCCGAAAACTTGGTGCCTGTGCACACTCGGCTACACGAAAAAGCTGTTTGACGCGGTGTTCGGTATGGACACCGAGGTGGAACTGATCGAAAGTGTCAAGACCGGCGGAAGCCGCTGCGTGATGAAAATCACAAAACCGTAA
- a CDS encoding endonuclease VIII, producing the protein MIELPETYVLAEQINRTLVGKTVLNATANASPHKFAWFSGDPAGYQQKLAGKTITSANPGTGYTCGGNTEIVCGNMLLVISTPIKYHAPGEKLPPKHQLWLEFEDFSGDGTSSMTCTVQMWGAMLCYQRDQNGLPQSYKVNKAPTPLMDEFDKPYFEKLFSNTAPNLSAKAFLATEQRIPGLGNGVLQDILFNAKIHPKTKLEKLTDGEIEGLYKSTKETLFAMTAQGGRDTERDLFGCPGGYKTILSANTIDNPCPVCGDKIVREAYLGGNIYYCPTCQPWKK; encoded by the coding sequence ATGATCGAACTGCCCGAGACCTATGTGCTCGCCGAGCAAATCAACCGTACCCTCGTCGGAAAGACCGTGTTGAACGCCACGGCGAATGCCTCGCCGCATAAATTCGCCTGGTTCAGCGGCGACCCTGCCGGGTATCAGCAAAAACTCGCCGGTAAGACGATTACATCCGCGAATCCCGGCACCGGCTATACCTGCGGCGGCAACACCGAGATCGTCTGCGGCAATATGCTGCTCGTGATCTCGACGCCGATCAAATACCACGCGCCCGGCGAAAAACTGCCGCCCAAGCACCAGCTTTGGCTGGAGTTCGAGGATTTTTCCGGAGACGGAACGTCTTCTATGACCTGCACGGTGCAGATGTGGGGTGCGATGTTATGTTACCAACGGGATCAAAACGGCCTGCCGCAAAGCTATAAAGTCAACAAAGCTCCGACCCCGCTCATGGACGAATTCGACAAGCCGTATTTTGAGAAATTGTTCTCAAACACCGCGCCGAACCTGTCTGCCAAAGCGTTTTTAGCTACCGAGCAGCGCATTCCGGGTCTCGGAAACGGGGTGTTGCAGGATATTTTATTCAATGCGAAAATTCATCCCAAAACCAAACTCGAAAAGCTGACCGACGGGGAAATTGAAGGTTTATATAAGTCAACGAAAGAGACGCTGTTTGCTATGACCGCACAGGGCGGACGCGACACCGAAAGAGATCTATTCGGCTGCCCGGGCGGTTATAAGACCATTTTATCGGCGAATACGATCGACAACCCCTGCCCCGTCTGCGGCGATAAAATCGTACGCGAGGCCTATTTGGGCGGCAACATCTATTACTGCCCGACCTGCCAGCCATGGAAAAAATAA